A single Penaeus chinensis breed Huanghai No. 1 chromosome 7, ASM1920278v2, whole genome shotgun sequence DNA region contains:
- the LOC125027387 gene encoding ubiquitin carboxyl-terminal hydrolase 20-like isoform X3 — protein MAVGAPCPHLHIIDKSYSARIIAEKKEGTCEWCGAGGTSLWLCLYSGCMRIGCGEAHADHSSWHNNQFPSHCITLNLTNHRAWCYMCEMEVTASVKASLSIPPGQQQHLGGPISAPGVSLAQPITPGESSAEEEEEEDEEDGEDVKARGLVGLRNLGLTCYMNAALQALSNSMPLAHFMIECPAFLRTDRKTPGLARPFQRLMLEMWHRKRPSFVTPSVLYHGFKQLYPMFRGFTQQDSQEFLRYFMDQLHEELREPVHSSHEDEESEMEADDEDLSSASLSEREESQSEAEYETCDSGVSEQSSASSSQHRSKRKKRQHGVDVEAGMSHRSSNRNLILPDHDPSEFSDAVSDTTLLDTESAGGLSSTTSPQVHSSGTSGIGSSKPSMASLTSSYRASSTSPTPGKGQVNPLSNLGRRKKPPLYRSIISDVFDGTIVSSVQCLTCNTISSRKETFQDLSLPIPSSDQLSILQHSSVTQMQHQVGGGGNNSSSLHLAKASCDATTDGWLWWMWVWLRSWLWGPAVSLHHCLAAFFSADELKGDNMYSCEKCGKLRNGVKYSKVVHLPEVLIIHLKRFRHEYMFSSKISQYVSFPLHGLDLTPFLHKDCTSEVVTYDLYAVICHHGTAGGGHYTSYCQNWSNGRWYEFDDQYVTEVSPETVAKCEAYCLFYKKASIEMTARRQRTVELMQVASREPSLMQFYVSKQWVNKFNTFAEPGPIDNSDFLCPHGGVQPQKASYVEDLVMLLYQGVWEYLHQVFGGGPACTRLYECVTCRAELEALLHRQSSELDMFIRLHKMFQDEEHPSIVYAISMRWFRQWESFVRGREQEPPGPIDNSSICTSKIGQPMLKAGSDYAQISEEMWYFFYEIYGGGPELFVRYGSPPGAARRQERLDGSRQEGIKSEQLQSSARSLSTENLPYKSNPGMAQVQSLANRQRTVSASELVQMVPTHSTKPSGTDQDSQTPEGQPCLAQPMEEDEEEEEEETETVAPDSSAAMHIPATTKKPG, from the exons GGCACATGCGAGTGGTGCGGCGCGGGCGGGACGAGCCTGTGGCTGTGCCTGTACTCAGGCTGCATGCGCATCGGGTGCGGGGAGGCCCATGCCGACCACTCCTCCTGGCACAACAACCAGTTCCCGTCTCACTGTATCACCCTTAACCTCACCAACCACCGCGCCTGGTGCTACATGTGCGAGATGGAG GTAACAGCATCAGTGAAAGCCAGCCTCAGCATCCCCCCAGGTCAGCAACAGCACTTGGGGGGTCCCATCAGCGCCCCAGGGGTCAGTCTGGCACAGCCTATCACGCCAGGAGAATCAagcgcagaggaagaagaagaggaagatgaggaggatggagaggatgtGAAAGCTAGAG GACTTGTTGGGCTGCGGAACCTGGGTCTGACATGCTACATGAACGCAGCACTGCAAGCCCTAAGCAACTCCATGCCCCTCGCACATTTCATGATTGAGTGCCCAGCCTTCTTGAGAACAGACCGCAAGACACCTGGTCTTGCGCGACCTTTCCAGAGGCTAATGCTAGAGATGTGGCACAGGAAGAGACCCAGCTTTGTCACACCCTCGGTTCTGTACCATGGCTTCAAGCAG CTCTACCCAATGTTCCGAGGCTTCACACAACAAGATTCTCAGGAGTTTCTACGCTACTTCATGGACCAGCTTCACGAGGAGCTCCGCGAACCTGTGCATTCCTCACATGAAGACGAGGAGAGTGAAATGGAAG CAGATGACGAAGACCTCTCATCTGCCAGTCTATCAGAGCGAGAGGAGTCGCAGTCAGAGGCCGAGTACGAGACTTGTGACTCTGGGGTCTCGGAACAGTCATCAGCCTCGTCTAGCCAACATcgcagcaagagaaaaaaaaggcaacatgGTGTAGATGTTGAAGCAGGCATGAGTCATAGAAGCAGTAAtcg GAACCTGATCCTACCCGACCACGACCCCAGCGAATTCTCCGATGCCGTGTCAGACACAACACTCTTGGATACAGAATCTGCGGGGGGACtgtcctccaccacctccccacaGGTTCACTCCTCTGGCACCAGTGGTATCGGCTCTAGTAAACCCTCCATGGCATCCCTTACATCATCTTATAGAG CCTCATCAACGTCACCCACCCCAGGCAAAGGTCAGGTCAACCCCTTAAGCAACCTCGGAAGGAGAAAAAAGCCCCCCCTCTACAGGAGCATCATCTCGGACGTATTCGATGGCACCATCGTCAGCTCAGTACAGTGCCTGACGTGTAATACCATCTCATCACGCAAAGAGACCTTCCAGGACCTCAGCCTTCCCATCCCAAGCAGTGACCAGCTTAGCATCCTTCAGCACTCGTCTGTCACACAGATGCAGCACCAGGTCGGTGGGGGTGGCAACAACAGTAGCAGCCTCCATCTCGCCAAAGCCTCCTGTGATGCCACCACAGATGG ATGGTTGTGGTGGATGTGGGTTTGGCTGCGGTCATGGCTATGGGGTCCAGCTGTGTCGCTGCATCACTGCCTGGCCGCCTTCTTCAGTGCAGATGAGCTCAAGGGGGACAACATGTACTCATGTGAGAAGTGTGGCAAACTCCGCAATGGTGTCAAATACTCCAAGGTTGTGCACTTGCCTGAAGTGCTCATTATACACCTCAAGAGGTTCCGCCATGAGTACATGTTCAGTTCTAAAATCAGCCAGTATGTGTCATTCCCTCTGCATGGCTTGGatctcacaccttttctacacAAAG ATTGCACATCGGAGGTGGTTACCTATGACCTCTATGCTGTCATCTGCCACCATGGCACAGCGGGAGGGGGACACTATACATCCTACTGCCAGAACTGGAGCAATGGTAGATGGTATGAGTTTGACGACCAGTATGTCACTGAGGTCTCCCCTGAGACTGTGGCCAAGTGTGAGGCCTACTGTCTCTTCTATAAGAAAGCCAGTATTGAGATGACAGCGCGTAGGCAGAGGACAGTCGAGCTGATGCAG GTGGCATCCAGAGAGCCATCATTAATGCAGTTCTATGTATCAAAGCAGTGGGTCAACAAATTCAACACTTTTGCCGAGCCAGGACCCATTGACAATTCCGATTTTCTCTGTCCCCATGGCGGAGTGCAGCCGCAGAAG gccAGTTACGTAGAGGATCTGGTGATGCTGCTGTACCAAGGTGTATGGGAATACCTGCATCAGGTGTTTGGGGGTGGTCCAGCCTGCACCCGCCTTTATGAGTGTGTGACATGTAGGGCAGAGCTGGAAGCACTGCTTCACCGTCAGAGCAGTGAACTGGATATGTTCATCCGCCTGCACAAGATGTTCCAGGACGAGGAGCACCCAAGCATTGTATATGCCATTTCCATGCGCTGGTTCCGCCAGTGGGAGAGCTTTGTGCGAGGGCGTGAGCAGGAGCCACCAGGGCCTATTGATAACTCATCCATCTGTACCAGCAAGATCGGCCAGCCCATGCTCAAAGCAGGCTCTGATTATGCCCAGATCTCTGAGGAGATGTGGTACTTCTTCTATGAGATTTATGGTGGTGGTCCTGAGTTGTTTGTGCGCTACGGCAGCCCCCCAGGAGCAGCCCGCCGGCAGGAGCGCCTCGATGGATCACGGCAGGAGGGAATTAAGTCAGAGCAACTGCAGTCTAGTGCACGCTCTCTCAGTACTGAAAACCTCCCCTATAAGAGCAACCCAGGCATGGCACAGGTACAGAGCTTGGCCAACCGCCAGAGAACTGTCTCAGCAAGTGAG TTGGTGCAGATGGTACCGACGCACTCAACTAAGCCCTCGGGAACTGATCAAGACAGCCAGACCCCCGAGGGACAGCCCTGCCTTGCCCAGCcaatggaggaggatgaggaggaggaggaggaggagacagagacagtggcACCAGACTCAAGTGCAGCTATGCACATACCTGCCACCACCAAGAAACCAGGATGA
- the LOC125027387 gene encoding ubiquitin carboxyl-terminal hydrolase 20-like isoform X1 produces the protein MAVGAPCPHLHIIDKSYSARIIAEKKEGTCEWCGAGGTSLWLCLYSGCMRIGCGEAHADHSSWHNNQFPSHCITLNLTNHRAWCYMCEMEVTASVKASLSIPPGQQQHLGGPISAPGVSLAQPITPGESSAEEEEEEDEEDGEDVKARGLVGLRNLGLTCYMNAALQALSNSMPLAHFMIECPAFLRTDRKTPGLARPFQRLMLEMWHRKRPSFVTPSVLYHGFKQLYPMFRGFTQQDSQEFLRYFMDQLHEELREPVHSSHEDEESEMEADDEDLSSASLSEREESQSEAEYETCDSGVSEQSSASSSQHRSKRKKRQHGVDVEAGMSHRSSNRNLILPDHDPSEFSDAVSDTTLLDTESAGGLSSTTSPQVHSSGTSGIGSSKPSMASLTSSYRASSTSPTPGKGQVNPLSNLGRRKKPPLYRSIISDVFDGTIVSSVQCLTCNTISSRKETFQDLSLPIPSSDQLSILQHSSVTQMQHQVGGGGNNSSSLHLAKASCDATTDGWLWWMWVWLRSWLWGPAVSLHHCLAAFFSADELKGDNMYSCEKCGKLRNGVKYSKVVHLPEVLIIHLKRFRHEYMFSSKISQYVSFPLHGLDLTPFLHKDCTSEVVTYDLYAVICHHGTAGGGHYTSYCQNWSNGRWYEFDDQYVTEVSPETVAKCEAYCLFYKKASIEMTARRQRTVELMQVASREPSLMQFYVSKQWVNKFNTFAEPGPIDNSDFLCPHGGVQPQKASYVEDLVMLLYQGVWEYLHQVFGGGPACTRLYECVTCRAELEALLHRQSSELDMFIRLHKMFQDEEHPSIVYAISMRWFRQWESFVRGREQEPPGPIDNSSICTSKIGQPMLKAGSDYAQISEEMWYFFYEIYGGGPELFVRYGSPPGAARRQERLDGSRQEGIKSEQLQSSARSLSTENLPYKSNPGMAQVQSLANRQRTVSASEQLVQMVPTHSTKPSGTDQDSQTPEGQPCLAQPMEEDEEEEEEETETVAPDSSAAMHIPATTKKPG, from the exons GGCACATGCGAGTGGTGCGGCGCGGGCGGGACGAGCCTGTGGCTGTGCCTGTACTCAGGCTGCATGCGCATCGGGTGCGGGGAGGCCCATGCCGACCACTCCTCCTGGCACAACAACCAGTTCCCGTCTCACTGTATCACCCTTAACCTCACCAACCACCGCGCCTGGTGCTACATGTGCGAGATGGAG GTAACAGCATCAGTGAAAGCCAGCCTCAGCATCCCCCCAGGTCAGCAACAGCACTTGGGGGGTCCCATCAGCGCCCCAGGGGTCAGTCTGGCACAGCCTATCACGCCAGGAGAATCAagcgcagaggaagaagaagaggaagatgaggaggatggagaggatgtGAAAGCTAGAG GACTTGTTGGGCTGCGGAACCTGGGTCTGACATGCTACATGAACGCAGCACTGCAAGCCCTAAGCAACTCCATGCCCCTCGCACATTTCATGATTGAGTGCCCAGCCTTCTTGAGAACAGACCGCAAGACACCTGGTCTTGCGCGACCTTTCCAGAGGCTAATGCTAGAGATGTGGCACAGGAAGAGACCCAGCTTTGTCACACCCTCGGTTCTGTACCATGGCTTCAAGCAG CTCTACCCAATGTTCCGAGGCTTCACACAACAAGATTCTCAGGAGTTTCTACGCTACTTCATGGACCAGCTTCACGAGGAGCTCCGCGAACCTGTGCATTCCTCACATGAAGACGAGGAGAGTGAAATGGAAG CAGATGACGAAGACCTCTCATCTGCCAGTCTATCAGAGCGAGAGGAGTCGCAGTCAGAGGCCGAGTACGAGACTTGTGACTCTGGGGTCTCGGAACAGTCATCAGCCTCGTCTAGCCAACATcgcagcaagagaaaaaaaaggcaacatgGTGTAGATGTTGAAGCAGGCATGAGTCATAGAAGCAGTAAtcg GAACCTGATCCTACCCGACCACGACCCCAGCGAATTCTCCGATGCCGTGTCAGACACAACACTCTTGGATACAGAATCTGCGGGGGGACtgtcctccaccacctccccacaGGTTCACTCCTCTGGCACCAGTGGTATCGGCTCTAGTAAACCCTCCATGGCATCCCTTACATCATCTTATAGAG CCTCATCAACGTCACCCACCCCAGGCAAAGGTCAGGTCAACCCCTTAAGCAACCTCGGAAGGAGAAAAAAGCCCCCCCTCTACAGGAGCATCATCTCGGACGTATTCGATGGCACCATCGTCAGCTCAGTACAGTGCCTGACGTGTAATACCATCTCATCACGCAAAGAGACCTTCCAGGACCTCAGCCTTCCCATCCCAAGCAGTGACCAGCTTAGCATCCTTCAGCACTCGTCTGTCACACAGATGCAGCACCAGGTCGGTGGGGGTGGCAACAACAGTAGCAGCCTCCATCTCGCCAAAGCCTCCTGTGATGCCACCACAGATGG ATGGTTGTGGTGGATGTGGGTTTGGCTGCGGTCATGGCTATGGGGTCCAGCTGTGTCGCTGCATCACTGCCTGGCCGCCTTCTTCAGTGCAGATGAGCTCAAGGGGGACAACATGTACTCATGTGAGAAGTGTGGCAAACTCCGCAATGGTGTCAAATACTCCAAGGTTGTGCACTTGCCTGAAGTGCTCATTATACACCTCAAGAGGTTCCGCCATGAGTACATGTTCAGTTCTAAAATCAGCCAGTATGTGTCATTCCCTCTGCATGGCTTGGatctcacaccttttctacacAAAG ATTGCACATCGGAGGTGGTTACCTATGACCTCTATGCTGTCATCTGCCACCATGGCACAGCGGGAGGGGGACACTATACATCCTACTGCCAGAACTGGAGCAATGGTAGATGGTATGAGTTTGACGACCAGTATGTCACTGAGGTCTCCCCTGAGACTGTGGCCAAGTGTGAGGCCTACTGTCTCTTCTATAAGAAAGCCAGTATTGAGATGACAGCGCGTAGGCAGAGGACAGTCGAGCTGATGCAG GTGGCATCCAGAGAGCCATCATTAATGCAGTTCTATGTATCAAAGCAGTGGGTCAACAAATTCAACACTTTTGCCGAGCCAGGACCCATTGACAATTCCGATTTTCTCTGTCCCCATGGCGGAGTGCAGCCGCAGAAG gccAGTTACGTAGAGGATCTGGTGATGCTGCTGTACCAAGGTGTATGGGAATACCTGCATCAGGTGTTTGGGGGTGGTCCAGCCTGCACCCGCCTTTATGAGTGTGTGACATGTAGGGCAGAGCTGGAAGCACTGCTTCACCGTCAGAGCAGTGAACTGGATATGTTCATCCGCCTGCACAAGATGTTCCAGGACGAGGAGCACCCAAGCATTGTATATGCCATTTCCATGCGCTGGTTCCGCCAGTGGGAGAGCTTTGTGCGAGGGCGTGAGCAGGAGCCACCAGGGCCTATTGATAACTCATCCATCTGTACCAGCAAGATCGGCCAGCCCATGCTCAAAGCAGGCTCTGATTATGCCCAGATCTCTGAGGAGATGTGGTACTTCTTCTATGAGATTTATGGTGGTGGTCCTGAGTTGTTTGTGCGCTACGGCAGCCCCCCAGGAGCAGCCCGCCGGCAGGAGCGCCTCGATGGATCACGGCAGGAGGGAATTAAGTCAGAGCAACTGCAGTCTAGTGCACGCTCTCTCAGTACTGAAAACCTCCCCTATAAGAGCAACCCAGGCATGGCACAGGTACAGAGCTTGGCCAACCGCCAGAGAACTGTCTCAGCAAGTGAG CAGTTGGTGCAGATGGTACCGACGCACTCAACTAAGCCCTCGGGAACTGATCAAGACAGCCAGACCCCCGAGGGACAGCCCTGCCTTGCCCAGCcaatggaggaggatgaggaggaggaggaggaggagacagagacagtggcACCAGACTCAAGTGCAGCTATGCACATACCTGCCACCACCAAGAAACCAGGATGA